Proteins from a single region of Zavarzinella sp.:
- a CDS encoding glycosyltransferase family 39 protein — MMSCWSHQRWFHYLLITCAYALLTLPNLGSHTLWDMDEGVNGEASREMLEIGNYITPYFNYEIRVAKPVMLYWLQTTSIRIFGINEFALRFASVFCCWLAVLLCYELARTMFGSTVGLLSGIILASCIQFCILAHAATPDASLMFFLMAVMACFYIGSHGGRRWWFFPCGIAAGLAVLTKGPIGIGLPGLIILLYLIWDRRLKIVWDRRLIYGFLLFYLVALPWYILVAVDTKGIWPTRFFMGENLNRFQAPMQGHSGGIWYYPALLLVLFAPWSFVIVYTLWKAVDFSVKRDRDTAPEELEERSAIRYLVSWFFVWLIVFSAAATKLPNYILPLYPALAILTARVLVRWFTKVAEPAKSIQWLAWSGLFLTGAITIVGILIAGGTIPLPGGKFKPFIGLSTYAWIGVFPLISSAFVLRALITRNYSQVLPVLAVTGVLYTAGLSAFPPVVFNDYKAPANLIRENNLLQPDSDLRLASHGWFRESAVFYAQREIKILYSIKEVNQFLEAPTGGYLFVLEQEYPRIQKELTTQPIIVGSHYDFLSNGNVLVLWNGYPVSK; from the coding sequence ATGATGTCTTGCTGGTCTCATCAACGGTGGTTTCATTATCTGTTAATCACCTGTGCGTATGCACTGCTGACCCTGCCGAATCTTGGCAGCCACACCCTGTGGGACATGGACGAGGGCGTCAATGGCGAAGCAAGCAGGGAAATGCTGGAAATTGGCAACTACATCACCCCCTATTTCAATTATGAAATCCGCGTTGCCAAACCGGTAATGCTTTATTGGCTGCAAACTACTTCGATTCGCATTTTCGGAATTAATGAGTTCGCATTAAGATTTGCATCAGTCTTTTGCTGCTGGCTGGCGGTGCTGTTGTGTTACGAGTTGGCACGCACCATGTTTGGAAGTACAGTGGGGCTGCTTTCAGGCATAATTCTGGCAAGTTGCATTCAATTCTGCATCTTGGCACATGCGGCAACTCCCGATGCGTCGTTGATGTTTTTTCTGATGGCAGTCATGGCCTGTTTTTACATCGGCTCCCACGGTGGGCGAAGGTGGTGGTTCTTCCCGTGTGGTATCGCAGCCGGGCTTGCCGTTCTGACAAAAGGCCCCATTGGTATTGGCTTGCCAGGACTGATCATCCTGCTGTACCTGATCTGGGATCGGCGTTTGAAAATTGTCTGGGATCGGCGTCTGATCTATGGCTTCCTGTTGTTTTACCTGGTGGCGTTGCCGTGGTACATTCTGGTCGCCGTAGATACCAAAGGGATCTGGCCCACGCGGTTTTTCATGGGTGAAAATCTCAATCGCTTTCAAGCCCCCATGCAGGGCCACAGTGGGGGAATCTGGTACTATCCCGCGTTGCTGCTGGTGTTGTTTGCACCCTGGAGTTTTGTGATTGTTTACACGCTCTGGAAGGCAGTGGACTTCTCGGTGAAACGTGATCGCGATACCGCACCTGAAGAACTTGAAGAGCGATCTGCAATTCGTTATCTGGTAAGCTGGTTTTTCGTTTGGCTGATCGTGTTTTCTGCGGCAGCAACCAAGTTACCGAACTATATTCTGCCGTTGTACCCCGCACTGGCAATTTTGACCGCACGTGTGCTGGTGCGGTGGTTTACAAAAGTAGCAGAGCCAGCAAAATCAATCCAGTGGTTGGCTTGGTCGGGTTTATTCCTTACCGGTGCGATCACCATAGTAGGCATTCTGATCGCCGGTGGCACGATCCCACTGCCGGGTGGCAAGTTCAAACCATTTATTGGCCTCAGCACTTACGCCTGGATCGGAGTATTTCCATTAATCAGTTCCGCATTTGTGTTGCGTGCATTGATTACCAGAAACTACTCGCAAGTCCTTCCTGTACTGGCAGTTACGGGCGTATTGTATACGGCTGGGCTTTCTGCATTCCCCCCTGTAGTGTTTAATGACTACAAAGCACCCGCGAATCTGATTCGAGAAAACAATTTATTGCAACCAGACAGTGATTTGCGACTGGCTTCCCATGGCTGGTTTCGGGAAAGTGCGGTGTTTTATGCCCAGCGCGAAATCAAGATTTTGTACTCTATCAAAGAAGTGAACCAGTTTCTGGAAGCACCCACGGGTGGGTATCTGTTTGTTCTGGAGCAGGAATACCCACGCATTCAGAAAGAGTTGACCACGCAACCCATCATCGTTGGCAGTCATTACGATTTTCTTTCGAACGGGAATGTGCTGGTGCTTTGGAATGGTTATCCAGTTTCAAAATAA
- the gcvPB gene encoding aminomethyl-transferring glycine dehydrogenase subunit GcvPB, translating into MNNTQSTELLFELSKSGRRCHLLPDCDVPVRPLNELLPAEMIADAPPPLPEVGEIDLIRHYNNLSTRNMSIDTNFYPLGSCTMKYNPKRHERFSMLPAFAGLHPLQDDETCQGMLEILWEMQNFLMDISGLPAISLQPAAGAQGELTALYVAAAYFRDRGETHRKTVLVPDSAHGTNPASAVLAGFETVTVKSAPNGMVDLADFRSKLNNNTAVFMITNPNTLGLFENQIKIITDEVHAAGGLVYLDGANMNAILGITRPGDFGADMQHYNVHKTFTGPHGGGGPGSGPITVRDFLAPYLPAPIVRKKDDRFYLDYDLPKSIGRVRSFFGNVGILFRGWAYIRTLGPDGLKKVSEHAVLNANYLLSKIKDVYQVPHGDRCMHEFVASAKLLRRERKISAMDIAKRLLDYGFHAPTVYFPLVVAEAMMMEPTETESKETLDHFAEVMIKITQEDPDFLHQAPHEFIISRPDEVKAAKQPILRWTPPVESSPSL; encoded by the coding sequence ATGAATAACACGCAATCCACAGAACTTTTGTTTGAATTGTCTAAAAGTGGCCGTCGGTGCCATTTGTTGCCGGATTGCGATGTCCCAGTGCGTCCGCTGAACGAATTGCTGCCAGCAGAAATGATTGCCGATGCCCCACCACCCCTGCCGGAAGTGGGCGAAATCGACCTGATTCGGCATTACAACAACCTTTCCACGCGAAATATGTCGATCGATACCAACTTTTATCCGTTGGGATCGTGCACGATGAAATACAACCCCAAACGTCACGAGCGGTTTTCAATGCTGCCTGCGTTTGCCGGGCTGCACCCACTGCAGGATGATGAAACCTGCCAGGGAATGCTCGAAATTCTGTGGGAAATGCAGAATTTTCTGATGGATATTTCTGGTCTGCCGGCCATTTCACTGCAGCCTGCCGCCGGAGCTCAGGGGGAATTGACCGCACTGTACGTGGCAGCCGCCTATTTTCGTGATCGTGGGGAAACCCACCGCAAAACGGTGCTGGTGCCCGATAGTGCCCACGGCACCAACCCTGCCAGTGCCGTGTTGGCCGGCTTCGAAACGGTCACCGTCAAAAGTGCTCCCAATGGCATGGTTGATCTGGCTGATTTTCGCAGCAAACTGAACAACAACACTGCAGTGTTCATGATTACCAACCCAAATACGCTGGGGTTGTTTGAAAATCAGATCAAAATCATCACCGATGAAGTGCATGCTGCGGGTGGCCTGGTTTATCTGGACGGTGCCAACATGAACGCGATCCTGGGCATCACCCGCCCAGGCGACTTCGGTGCGGATATGCAGCACTATAACGTCCACAAAACTTTCACTGGGCCCCACGGTGGTGGTGGGCCGGGCAGTGGACCGATTACCGTACGTGATTTTCTGGCACCGTACCTGCCAGCACCGATTGTTCGGAAAAAAGACGACCGATTTTACCTGGATTACGACCTGCCCAAGTCAATCGGCCGCGTGCGAAGCTTCTTTGGCAACGTGGGCATTCTGTTCCGTGGCTGGGCTTACATCCGCACGTTGGGCCCAGATGGCTTGAAGAAAGTCAGCGAACATGCCGTTTTGAATGCCAACTACCTGTTAAGCAAAATCAAAGATGTCTATCAGGTACCGCACGGCGATCGGTGCATGCACGAATTTGTGGCCAGCGCGAAATTATTGAGGCGAGAGCGAAAAATCAGCGCAATGGATATCGCCAAACGCCTGTTGGATTACGGTTTCCACGCACCCACGGTCTATTTCCCGCTGGTAGTGGCGGAAGCGATGATGATGGAACCCACGGAAACCGAAAGTAAGGAAACGCTGGATCATTTTGCAGAAGTGATGATCAAAATCACGCAGGAAGACCCTGATTTTCTGCATCAGGCACCCCACGAGTTTATTATCAGCCGTCCAGATGAAGTGAAAGCTGCCAAGCAGCCAATTCTGCGCTGGACCCCACCCGTAGAAAGCAGCCCCAGCTTGTAA